A DNA window from Acetobacter aceti NBRC 14818 contains the following coding sequences:
- a CDS encoding PhzF family phenazine biosynthesis protein: protein MTKFEFQQVDVFSATPFKGNPVAVVLGADALTTEQMAAFASWTNLSETTFLLKPTSPEADYRVRIFTPETELPFAGHPTLGSCHAWLTAGNHARGKTIIQECGIGLVPIRRTEERLAFVAPDLLRSGPVDEALLSRVAHGLKIPLSSIQTSAWTDNGPGWLSVLLGSREEVLALEPDYGSLADLSIGVIGPWNPATDGMEAQFEVRAFAMSSGVNEDPVTGSLNAGLAQWLIGSGQAPQHYIASQGTRLGRNGLVHVDYENGKVWVGGSTITRITGTLQV from the coding sequence ATGACGAAGTTTGAGTTCCAGCAGGTCGACGTATTTTCAGCGACACCTTTCAAAGGCAATCCGGTCGCTGTTGTTCTCGGAGCAGACGCTCTGACGACTGAACAGATGGCGGCTTTTGCCAGTTGGACCAACCTGAGTGAAACAACATTCCTGCTCAAACCGACTTCACCGGAAGCCGATTATCGGGTCCGTATCTTTACCCCCGAAACAGAATTACCATTTGCTGGCCATCCCACGCTGGGAAGTTGTCATGCATGGTTGACGGCTGGAAACCATGCCCGCGGCAAAACAATCATACAGGAATGTGGCATCGGTCTTGTGCCCATTCGTCGTACGGAAGAACGTCTTGCTTTTGTTGCGCCAGACCTCCTTCGGTCCGGTCCAGTCGATGAAGCGCTTTTAAGTCGTGTTGCGCACGGATTGAAGATTCCGCTTTCATCCATCCAGACATCCGCATGGACAGATAATGGTCCCGGCTGGCTCTCCGTTCTGCTTGGTTCCCGAGAAGAGGTTCTGGCGCTTGAACCGGATTACGGGAGTCTGGCGGATCTGAGCATCGGGGTCATTGGCCCATGGAACCCGGCCACTGACGGAATGGAGGCACAATTTGAAGTGCGTGCTTTCGCCATGAGTTCTGGTGTCAACGAAGATCCTGTTACTGGCAGTCTGAATGCCGGACTGGCTCAGTGGCTGATTGGAAGTGGACAAGCGCCCCAACATTATATCGCCAGTCAGGGCACCCGGCTCGGCCGGAATGGTCTGGTGCATGTTGATTACGAGAATGGCAAAGTCTGGGTCGGTGGTTCCACCATCACAAGAATTACAGGGACGCTTCAGGTCTGA
- a CDS encoding LysR family transcriptional regulator, with amino-acid sequence MHGRRGLDWRDLQYFLAVSRGGALSVAARELGVEHTTVARRIQSLEQTMDATLFERHPRGYRLTRQGEQLLAGVEAMEREAQEVAFGAGGGLSGTVRISALEGFGNFFLAPRIGALLEANPDLTVEMVTIQQIVSLSRRQADLAIGLTRPSGDRFHTEELTDYRLFIYASPDYLRRHGPVRSRGDLADHIFAGYVDELVFSPALDYLAEVGIDSRQVRIQNSSIQAQKAAVQAGLCLGVLPAFVAESTPGLVRVLPEEISLLRTYWLITRGDEAGSSRLGHLCRVLRNETRAAQALFLPPPNAAACGTGSN; translated from the coding sequence ATGCACGGAAGACGAGGGCTCGACTGGCGTGATCTTCAGTATTTTCTGGCTGTTTCCCGCGGTGGAGCGCTGTCCGTGGCCGCTCGGGAACTGGGCGTGGAGCACACGACGGTTGCCCGGAGAATTCAGTCTCTGGAGCAGACAATGGACGCCACGCTCTTTGAGCGGCACCCGCGCGGCTACCGGCTTACACGACAAGGTGAACAGTTGCTGGCCGGTGTGGAGGCGATGGAGCGTGAGGCACAGGAGGTGGCGTTCGGTGCCGGAGGTGGCCTGTCCGGCACGGTGCGGATCAGCGCGCTGGAAGGATTCGGGAATTTTTTCCTTGCCCCACGGATCGGGGCGTTACTGGAAGCCAATCCGGATCTGACCGTGGAGATGGTGACGATCCAGCAGATCGTTTCTCTCTCCCGTCGTCAGGCTGATCTCGCCATTGGCCTCACCCGTCCTTCCGGAGACCGGTTTCATACGGAAGAACTGACGGACTATCGCCTGTTCATCTATGCCAGCCCCGATTATCTGCGACGACATGGGCCGGTCAGGAGCCGGGGAGACCTCGCGGATCATATATTCGCAGGCTATGTCGATGAACTCGTTTTCTCACCGGCTCTGGACTATCTGGCAGAGGTCGGCATCGACTCCCGGCAGGTGCGGATTCAAAACTCCAGTATTCAGGCGCAGAAAGCAGCAGTGCAGGCTGGACTCTGTCTTGGCGTCCTGCCTGCGTTTGTCGCGGAATCAACGCCCGGACTTGTGCGTGTCCTGCCGGAGGAAATCAGCCTGCTCCGGACCTACTGGCTGATCACACGCGGCGATGAAGCGGGGTCATCACGGCTTGGCCATCTGTGTCGGGTTTTGCGGAATGAGACCCGTGCTGCGCAGGCGCTTTTCCTTCCACCCCCGAATGCCGCTGCATGTGGAACTGGCTCTAACTGA
- a CDS encoding iron-containing alcohol dehydrogenase, translating to MTALVLPPFVRLGGGALNELPDALQQAGLKAPFIITDPFMASGGVLERVRGILEQAGYTMRAFTETVPDPTVACVNAALAALRDGQHDCVIGLGGGSPIDTAKMVAVLARHDTTPSGLKVPHIQNTPGLPVIAIPTTAGTGSEATRVTVITDEVSDEKMLCMGPAYQPHIAIVDYELTLTMPRRLTADTGTDALTHALEAWVSKKASPFTDALALTAMQRIWKWLPVACEEPGNREARAAVMQGAFEAGMAFSNASVALVHGMSRPIGAHFHVPHGLSNAMLLPEITAWSLSGAPERYAMAARVMGIAEAGASDAAAGEALVEGLRRRNREIGVPTPKEHGLDVARWDNLLPLMAEQALASGSPANNPRVPTAQDIVALYHRVWAA from the coding sequence ATGACTGCACTGGTCCTTCCACCTTTTGTCCGCCTCGGGGGCGGCGCGCTGAACGAACTTCCGGACGCCCTGCAACAGGCCGGTCTCAAAGCGCCTTTCATCATCACCGATCCGTTCATGGCTTCAGGCGGCGTGCTTGAACGGGTCAGGGGCATTCTCGAACAGGCCGGATACACCATGCGAGCCTTTACGGAGACCGTCCCGGACCCGACCGTCGCATGCGTCAACGCCGCCCTCGCCGCGCTGCGTGATGGTCAGCATGACTGCGTGATCGGACTGGGCGGTGGCAGTCCGATCGATACCGCCAAGATGGTCGCTGTGCTCGCACGACACGACACGACACCGTCCGGTCTCAAGGTTCCGCATATCCAGAACACGCCGGGCCTGCCGGTCATCGCCATTCCGACAACCGCCGGAACAGGGTCGGAAGCCACTCGTGTCACCGTCATCACCGATGAGGTGTCCGATGAGAAAATGCTCTGCATGGGACCGGCCTATCAGCCTCACATCGCCATCGTGGATTATGAACTGACGCTGACGATGCCGCGCAGGCTGACGGCTGATACCGGCACCGATGCCCTGACCCATGCGCTGGAAGCCTGGGTTTCGAAAAAGGCTTCTCCCTTCACCGATGCGCTGGCTCTGACCGCGATGCAGCGGATCTGGAAATGGTTGCCCGTTGCCTGCGAGGAACCCGGCAACCGCGAAGCCCGCGCCGCTGTGATGCAGGGCGCCTTCGAAGCCGGTATGGCGTTCTCGAACGCCTCCGTCGCGCTGGTGCATGGCATGAGCCGGCCCATCGGGGCGCATTTCCATGTCCCGCATGGTCTGTCCAACGCCATGCTGCTGCCGGAGATCACGGCGTGGTCCCTGTCCGGCGCACCGGAACGCTATGCAATGGCCGCCCGCGTGATGGGAATTGCCGAGGCTGGAGCATCCGATGCTGCCGCAGGCGAGGCTCTCGTGGAGGGGCTACGCCGCAGAAACCGGGAAATCGGCGTGCCGACGCCGAAAGAACACGGCCTCGATGTCGCCCGCTGGGACAATCTGCTGCCGTTGATGGCCGAGCAGGCGCTGGCTTCCGGATCACCCGCCAACAATCCGCGTGTGCCGACGGCACAGGACATCGTCGCACTCTATCACCGCGTCTGGGCCGCATAA
- a CDS encoding MFS transporter, giving the protein MSSAITSSKTRSMHGLVFASSVGTIIEWYDFFLYGCLAIFFAQMFYPPGNGTAATLISVATFATGFAVRPLGSLVFGHFGDRFGRKITFLTTLLIMGCSTAAIGALPDFKTAGYVAPVLLITLRIIQGLALGGEYGGAATYVAEHAPATERGKWASYIQAMASGGFVLALGIVLGLRLGLGEESFTAWGWRLPFLFSIVLVGVSFRIRLRLHESPVFLEMKENQQVSSSPIRDAFTIPGNARRILTFLFGVACAQAVTFYTAQFYALYFLESVLKVAFLPATLAVAAGALCGLPFFVIFGRLSDSIGRKPLALTGMAAAAILYLPLFMVLKSCVHDGGIDALPIATIVFALVVIAALIYGPYGAFIVETFPAAVRYTSISIPYHIGNGIFGGFLPLISLSLVSRTGNVFAGLLYPAAICIIGFFVTLFFVPETLPSAVNGEKRRGISLSQETLSTATAQTAE; this is encoded by the coding sequence ATGAGCAGCGCTATAACCTCTTCCAAAACACGTTCGATGCATGGTCTGGTTTTTGCTTCCAGCGTCGGCACCATCATCGAATGGTATGATTTCTTTCTCTATGGCTGCCTCGCCATTTTCTTCGCACAGATGTTCTATCCGCCGGGCAATGGAACAGCCGCCACGCTGATCAGTGTGGCGACATTCGCAACCGGTTTCGCCGTTCGTCCGCTCGGCAGTCTGGTCTTCGGTCATTTCGGAGACCGCTTCGGACGCAAGATCACTTTTCTCACCACCCTGCTGATCATGGGCTGTTCAACAGCCGCCATCGGTGCGCTGCCTGATTTCAAAACAGCCGGCTATGTCGCGCCGGTTCTGCTCATCACGTTGCGCATCATTCAGGGGCTGGCTCTGGGCGGTGAATATGGCGGCGCTGCAACCTATGTGGCCGAACACGCTCCAGCCACGGAACGCGGTAAATGGGCAAGCTATATTCAGGCCATGGCGTCCGGTGGCTTCGTTCTGGCGCTGGGCATCGTCCTCGGGCTGCGTCTGGGCCTTGGCGAGGAGAGCTTCACCGCATGGGGCTGGCGTCTGCCTTTCCTGTTTTCCATCGTGCTGGTCGGCGTTTCTTTCCGCATCCGGCTCCGGCTGCATGAGTCTCCTGTGTTTCTGGAGATGAAGGAAAACCAGCAGGTCTCCTCTTCACCCATCCGGGACGCCTTCACCATTCCCGGCAATGCGCGCCGCATCCTGACCTTTCTGTTCGGTGTCGCCTGCGCTCAGGCCGTGACGTTCTACACAGCCCAGTTCTATGCCCTGTATTTTCTCGAAAGCGTCCTGAAGGTCGCCTTTCTACCTGCAACGCTCGCCGTAGCGGCCGGTGCGCTGTGTGGTCTGCCGTTCTTTGTCATCTTCGGTCGTCTGTCAGACAGTATCGGGCGCAAGCCGCTTGCTTTGACTGGTATGGCCGCTGCCGCCATTCTCTACCTGCCGCTATTCATGGTTCTGAAATCCTGTGTGCATGACGGTGGAATTGACGCACTTCCCATCGCCACCATCGTGTTTGCCCTCGTGGTCATCGCCGCACTGATTTACGGACCTTATGGCGCGTTCATCGTCGAGACCTTCCCGGCAGCGGTCCGATACACCTCGATTTCCATTCCCTACCATATCGGGAACGGCATTTTCGGTGGCTTCCTGCCGCTTATCAGCCTCAGTCTGGTTTCACGCACCGGAAACGTCTTCGCCGGGCTACTCTATCCCGCAGCAATCTGCATCATCGGTTTCTTCGTCACGCTGTTTTTCGTGCCTGAAACACTGCCTTCCGCCGTCAATGGCGAGAAACGCAGGGGCATTTCCCTGTCCCAAGAAACGCTGTCTACCGCGACGGCCCAGACCGCCGAGTAA
- a CDS encoding CoA-acylating methylmalonate-semialdehyde dehydrogenase, with the protein MKIIPHFINGQKTEGAGQRRSDVFNPATGTVQAQVALGDTADLEAAISAARAVFPKWADTPALTRSRILFRVRDLVEKHADELAAVISAEHGKTIPDAKGEVTRGMEVIEFATAAPEILKGEYTEQVSRGIDAWTMRQPLGIAAGITPFNFPVMVPLWMAPMAIATGNCFIIKPSERDPSASVMLAEIFKEAGLPDGVLQVVHGDKDMVNAILEHPEIKAVSFVGSTPIAKHVYATGTAHGKRVQALGGAKNHAIVMPDCDLDKAVDALTGAAWGSAGERCMAISVAVAVGPVADALVNKLAERARTLKIGPGEDGSNDMGPLITAQHRERVCRLVDSGVEQGATLVVDGREHVISGHEEGFFTGASLFDNVTCEMKIYQEEIFGPVLCVMRAPDFETALKLVNESPFGNGTAIFTRDGDTARNFTHRVQAGMVGVNVPIPVPMAFHSFGGWKDSLFGDHHMHGPEGVRFFTRLKAVTSRWPEGIRGGAEFSMPTLG; encoded by the coding sequence ATGAAAATCATTCCTCACTTCATTAATGGTCAGAAAACCGAAGGCGCAGGCCAGCGCCGGTCGGATGTCTTCAATCCCGCAACCGGCACGGTGCAAGCTCAGGTCGCACTCGGAGATACGGCGGATCTGGAAGCCGCTATCTCCGCCGCACGGGCAGTCTTTCCGAAATGGGCCGACACGCCTGCCCTGACCCGCTCCCGCATCCTGTTTCGGGTCCGCGATCTGGTGGAAAAGCATGCCGATGAACTCGCCGCTGTGATTTCCGCCGAACATGGCAAGACAATTCCGGATGCAAAGGGTGAAGTCACACGCGGCATGGAGGTCATCGAGTTCGCCACGGCAGCTCCGGAAATTCTCAAGGGTGAATATACCGAGCAGGTCAGTCGGGGCATTGACGCCTGGACGATGCGCCAGCCGCTCGGCATTGCCGCAGGTATCACGCCATTCAATTTTCCCGTCATGGTTCCGCTCTGGATGGCGCCGATGGCGATTGCGACCGGCAACTGTTTCATCATCAAACCTTCAGAGCGCGATCCTTCAGCGTCCGTGATGCTGGCGGAGATTTTCAAGGAAGCCGGCCTGCCTGACGGTGTGTTGCAGGTGGTGCATGGCGACAAGGATATGGTCAACGCCATCCTTGAACATCCCGAAATCAAGGCTGTCAGCTTTGTCGGTTCCACGCCGATCGCAAAGCATGTTTATGCAACGGGCACGGCCCACGGCAAACGCGTGCAGGCTCTGGGCGGAGCGAAGAACCACGCCATTGTCATGCCGGATTGTGATCTGGACAAGGCCGTCGATGCTCTCACCGGTGCGGCGTGGGGTTCAGCTGGCGAGCGCTGCATGGCGATCTCGGTCGCCGTCGCTGTGGGGCCTGTGGCGGACGCACTTGTGAACAAGCTGGCTGAACGGGCCAGAACGCTGAAGATCGGCCCCGGCGAGGATGGCAGCAACGATATGGGGCCTCTGATCACAGCGCAGCATCGCGAGCGTGTATGCAGACTGGTGGATTCCGGCGTCGAACAGGGAGCGACACTGGTTGTGGACGGACGCGAGCATGTCATTTCCGGTCATGAGGAAGGCTTCTTCACCGGAGCATCGCTTTTCGACAATGTCACCTGTGAGATGAAGATTTATCAGGAAGAGATTTTCGGTCCGGTTCTGTGTGTCATGCGCGCTCCGGATTTTGAAACGGCCCTCAAGCTGGTGAATGAAAGCCCGTTCGGAAACGGAACCGCCATATTCACCCGCGATGGCGACACTGCCCGCAATTTCACGCATCGCGTTCAGGCGGGAATGGTTGGCGTCAATGTGCCGATCCCTGTTCCAATGGCGTTCCACTCTTTCGGCGGCTGGAAAGACTCGCTGTTTGGGGACCACCACATGCACGGACCAGAAGGAGTGCGCTTCTTCACACGTCTGAAGGCCGTCACCAGTCGCTGGCCGGAAGGTATCCGCGGCGGTGCTGAATTCTCCATGCCTACACTGGGATAA
- a CDS encoding glycosyltransferase, whose product MMKRVLVWQWGRRGGGPRFGLNLAQAIARLPGREVMLSLSRRAEILTAPGFPHGAMTVWQVETYGSLSGLLVRVLGAPVVIPRLLRKLRFWQPDLAICAMTGPIDLLMACALRCAGVPLVVVVHDALPHPGDGFPLQHTLQNILIRQAQGIVALTHHVAHQLREQVGMQEREIMVASLPPFDYPVLHGKSRGMPPVERPPGPVRLLMFGRLLSYKGLDLLLEALKRLSPTLEYECRIVGSGPDSSELRKLAALPHVAVENRWVEEEEIASLVDWADAMVLPYREASQSGVGAVAIAAGKQVLATRVGGLAEQFAGLPGVTLCDVDVTALTDALEALIVAGPVAPTMQVKQTDILWEKMAATMLVDVEKSRRRQEASQVEAIVTPLS is encoded by the coding sequence ATGATGAAACGGGTTCTGGTCTGGCAGTGGGGGCGGCGTGGTGGCGGTCCGCGTTTCGGGCTCAATCTCGCTCAGGCGATAGCGCGCCTGCCGGGGCGGGAGGTCATGCTGTCCCTGTCTCGTCGCGCCGAAATCCTCACGGCTCCGGGTTTCCCCCATGGTGCGATGACGGTGTGGCAGGTGGAAACCTATGGGAGCCTGAGCGGGCTGCTGGTTCGCGTGCTTGGCGCGCCAGTCGTCATCCCACGACTGCTGAGAAAGCTGCGGTTCTGGCAACCTGATCTGGCCATCTGCGCCATGACGGGGCCAATTGATCTTCTGATGGCGTGTGCCCTGCGCTGTGCTGGCGTGCCGTTGGTGGTGGTCGTCCATGATGCGCTTCCCCATCCCGGTGACGGTTTTCCTCTCCAGCACACATTGCAGAATATCCTGATCCGGCAGGCGCAGGGGATCGTCGCTCTCACGCACCATGTCGCCCATCAGTTGCGGGAACAGGTGGGGATGCAGGAACGCGAAATCATGGTCGCCAGCCTGCCACCGTTCGATTATCCGGTCCTGCACGGAAAGAGCAGGGGCATGCCACCAGTCGAGCGTCCACCCGGTCCTGTGCGGTTACTCATGTTCGGACGACTTCTGTCCTACAAGGGATTGGATCTGCTTCTCGAAGCGCTGAAGCGTCTGTCGCCAACTCTGGAATATGAGTGTCGCATCGTCGGCAGTGGTCCTGACTCCAGTGAATTGCGAAAACTTGCGGCGCTTCCGCATGTCGCGGTGGAAAACCGCTGGGTGGAGGAAGAGGAAATCGCCAGTCTCGTGGACTGGGCCGACGCAATGGTGCTGCCTTATCGGGAAGCCAGCCAGAGCGGTGTGGGAGCCGTCGCCATTGCCGCGGGCAAGCAGGTGCTGGCTACACGCGTGGGCGGGTTGGCAGAGCAGTTCGCCGGGCTTCCGGGTGTGACCCTGTGCGATGTCGATGTGACTGCCCTGACGGATGCGTTGGAGGCGCTCATTGTTGCGGGGCCAGTCGCACCAACGATGCAGGTGAAACAGACCGATATTCTGTGGGAGAAGATGGCGGCGACGATGCTTGTGGATGTTGAGAAGAGCAGACGCCGTCAGGAAGCATCGCAGGTGGAAGCTATTGTAACACCACTTTCGTAA